Proteins from a genomic interval of Ferrovibrio terrae:
- a CDS encoding class I SAM-dependent methyltransferase encodes MSKCRFCHKPLTRSFVDLGLQPLANSYVSMEKAGQPEPRYPLHARVCENCLLVQVDHDVPAEAIFSDYAYFSSYATSWVEHARRYAESMTQRFGLDAQSLVVEVASNDGYLLQHFKAAGIGVLGVEPAANVAAAALEKGIPSEVAFFNRETAERLHAAGKAADLMTANNVMAHVPELNQFISGFAVLLKPQGVLTVEFPHLLNLIEQVQFDTIYHEHYSYLSLLAAEKIFAAHGLRVFDVEELSTHGGSLRLYVCHRGADHVDTVGLAKLRKKEAAAGLDTLAAYDDFAPRVATVRDELRGFLVAAKTDGRKVCAYGAAAKGNTLLNYCGIMAQDIVAAYDKNPHKQRHLLPGSQIPIRAPEAIVEDRPDYLLILPWNLKNEIAAEQSKIRDWNGHFVIAIPQMQIF; translated from the coding sequence ATGAGTAAGTGCCGCTTTTGCCATAAGCCGCTGACGCGCAGCTTTGTCGATCTGGGCCTGCAGCCATTGGCCAATTCCTATGTTTCGATGGAGAAGGCCGGCCAACCCGAGCCGCGCTATCCGCTGCATGCCCGGGTCTGCGAGAATTGTCTGCTGGTGCAGGTGGATCATGACGTGCCGGCGGAAGCGATCTTTTCCGACTATGCCTATTTCTCGTCCTACGCCACCAGCTGGGTCGAGCATGCCCGCCGTTATGCAGAATCGATGACGCAGCGTTTCGGGCTTGATGCACAGTCGCTGGTGGTCGAGGTCGCCAGCAACGATGGCTATCTGCTGCAGCATTTCAAGGCAGCCGGGATCGGTGTTCTGGGCGTCGAGCCGGCCGCCAATGTCGCGGCCGCGGCCCTGGAGAAAGGTATTCCCTCCGAAGTCGCCTTCTTCAATCGCGAAACTGCCGAGCGATTGCACGCTGCCGGCAAGGCGGCCGATCTGATGACCGCCAACAACGTGATGGCGCATGTGCCAGAGCTGAATCAATTCATCTCCGGCTTTGCCGTTTTGCTGAAACCGCAGGGCGTGCTGACGGTCGAATTTCCGCATCTGCTGAACCTGATCGAGCAGGTTCAGTTCGATACGATTTACCACGAGCATTATTCTTATCTGTCGCTGCTGGCCGCTGAGAAGATATTCGCTGCACATGGCTTGCGCGTCTTTGATGTCGAGGAGCTGTCGACGCATGGCGGCTCACTGCGACTCTATGTTTGCCATCGCGGTGCGGACCACGTCGATACCGTGGGGCTGGCCAAGTTGCGCAAGAAGGAAGCGGCGGCCGGCCTCGATACGCTGGCTGCCTATGATGACTTCGCACCGCGCGTGGCCACCGTGCGGGATGAACTGCGCGGCTTCCTGGTGGCCGCCAAAACCGATGGCAGAAAGGTCTGCGCCTATGGCGCGGCCGCCAAGGGCAACACGCTGCTGAATTACTGCGGCATCATGGCGCAGGATATTGTGGCGGCCTACGACAAGAATCCGCACAAGCAGAGACACCTGCTGCCGGGCTCGCAGATTCCGATCCGCGCACCCGAGGCGATCGTCGAGGACCGGCCGGATTATCTGCTGATCCTGCCATGGAATCTGAAGAACGAGATCGCAGCGGAACAGTCGAAAATCCGTGACTGGAACGGACATTTTGTGATTGCCATCCCGCAGATGCAGATTTTCTGA
- a CDS encoding NAD-dependent epimerase/dehydratase family protein, producing MTSVVSGGTGFIGRHLVRQLAEMGEAVHVLARPESQAADLPRNVTLHRIVDPQELGALLQELQPETCFHLATHYVHAAAAAEIPALIAANLGFAAQFADAAARSGCKAFVNTGTASQLNTRGAYMPASLYAASKQAFEDLLVYFDRRAGLPCTSVLLYDTYGPGDTRNKLLAQLIHAAKTGTPIDLSPGEQEIDLLHIDDAVAGLAAAARALHGGATHPAHYTLSSRQPMTIRTLTDLIRANGGDRLQTNWGTRPYRDGEVMQTWKGGTPPPDWAARRKLEDFLRESLTS from the coding sequence ATGACTTCTGTGGTATCCGGCGGCACCGGTTTTATTGGCCGGCATCTGGTGCGGCAGCTTGCCGAGATGGGCGAGGCCGTGCATGTGCTGGCACGCCCGGAGTCACAGGCTGCCGACCTGCCGCGGAATGTGACGCTCCATCGCATTGTCGATCCGCAGGAACTCGGCGCCCTGCTGCAGGAATTGCAGCCGGAAACCTGTTTTCACCTCGCCACACATTATGTGCATGCCGCGGCCGCGGCCGAAATACCGGCGCTGATCGCAGCCAATCTCGGCTTCGCGGCCCAATTTGCCGATGCAGCAGCACGAAGCGGCTGCAAGGCTTTCGTCAACACCGGCACGGCCTCGCAACTCAATACTCGCGGTGCCTATATGCCGGCCTCGCTTTATGCCGCCAGCAAGCAGGCCTTCGAGGATCTGTTGGTTTATTTCGACCGCCGCGCCGGCCTGCCCTGTACCAGCGTGCTGCTGTATGACACCTACGGTCCTGGCGATACACGTAACAAGCTGCTGGCGCAGTTGATCCATGCTGCGAAAACCGGCACGCCGATCGATCTCAGCCCCGGCGAGCAGGAAATCGACCTGCTGCATATCGACGATGCGGTGGCCGGCCTGGCAGCGGCAGCCCGCGCCCTGCATGGCGGCGCCACGCATCCGGCGCATTACACGCTGTCGTCACGCCAGCCGATGACCATCCGCACGCTCACCGACCTGATCCGGGCGAATGGAGGCGATCGGCTGCAGACCAACTGGGGCACGCGGCCGTATCGCGATGGCGAGGTGATGCAGACCTGGAAGGGCGGCACACCACCGCCGGACTGGGCAGCGCGGCGCAAGCTAGAGGACTTCCTGCGCGAAAGCCTGACGTCCTAG
- a CDS encoding glycosyltransferase family 2 protein, translating to MAPAATPTITVVTVTHYGEHVIGEFLAHLPPGCPLVVTDNASRDATRDMIRSHTPLPTLITNETGRGFGNAANQGLAQATDSDFVLLVNPDAKLRPDCLARLLAAAERYPQAGVLAPALRTPAGDWEVSHDVDMFRRAEMSPRRVDPEPEGDISAGYVSGAAMLVRRAALDAVQGFDPAIFLYYEDDDFCIRLRRAGWQLIRVADAVTDHVGGGSIKRSWDKHWEKFWHMAWSRLYIEQKYKGRAAMWRIALPALLKFGLKSPLYLLTDFRNKGLRDAGRFCGTLAYLMGMKSR from the coding sequence ATGGCCCCTGCGGCGACGCCAACGATCACCGTCGTGACCGTGACCCATTACGGCGAGCACGTCATCGGCGAATTTTTGGCCCATCTGCCGCCGGGCTGCCCACTGGTGGTGACCGACAACGCCAGCCGGGATGCCACGCGCGACATGATCCGCTCGCATACTCCGCTACCGACCCTGATCACCAACGAGACCGGACGCGGTTTCGGCAATGCCGCCAACCAGGGGCTGGCTCAGGCCACGGACAGCGACTTCGTGCTGCTGGTCAATCCCGATGCCAAGCTGCGCCCCGATTGCCTCGCCCGCCTGCTGGCTGCCGCCGAACGCTATCCGCAGGCCGGCGTGCTGGCGCCGGCGTTGCGCACACCCGCCGGCGACTGGGAAGTGTCGCATGACGTCGACATGTTCCGTCGCGCCGAGATGTCGCCCAGGCGCGTCGACCCCGAGCCGGAAGGCGATATCAGCGCCGGCTATGTCTCCGGCGCCGCCATGCTGGTGCGCCGCGCCGCGCTGGATGCGGTGCAGGGCTTCGATCCGGCGATCTTCCTCTATTACGAAGACGACGATTTCTGCATCCGGCTGCGCCGCGCCGGCTGGCAGCTGATCCGCGTGGCCGATGCGGTGACTGATCATGTCGGCGGCGGCTCGATCAAGCGCAGCTGGGACAAGCACTGGGAAAAATTCTGGCATATGGCGTGGTCGCGGCTGTATATCGAGCAGAAGTATAAAGGCCGGGCGGCCATGTGGCGCATTGCCCTGCCGGCTCTGCTGAAATTCGGCCTGAAGTCGCCGTTGTACCTGCTGACCGATTTTCGCAATAAGGGCCTGCGCGACGCCGGCCGGTTCTGCGGCACGCTGGCTTATCTGATGGGGATGAAATCGCGATGA
- the rfbG gene encoding CDP-glucose 4,6-dehydratase encodes MVVLRDFWRHRRVLLTGHTGFKGAWAARWLHRLGAQVYGFALPPETEPSLHALLKTPLAGEMLADLRDANAVSAAMAAAQPEIVLHFAAQALVPASYRDPVGNWTSNVLGTIHLLEAMRHHARPLTAVIVTTDKVYANNESGAAFPESAPLGGDDPYSASKAATEIAVHSWVKSFFAGRHKVGTARAGNVIGGGDWSADRLIPDIVRAAQRQDSVVLRRPEATRPWQHVLDPVHGYLRYAEALHAGKTGLSERLNFGPLEDQRITVGTIATDLTRAFGAPAWRHEPQQEIGEKGVLALDARLAQQSLSWQPRFTTQGALAATVAWYRDWMSGAEAAVLTDRQIAAFEDGL; translated from the coding sequence ATGGTCGTGTTGCGGGATTTCTGGCGCCATCGCCGCGTTCTGCTGACCGGCCATACCGGCTTCAAGGGCGCCTGGGCGGCACGCTGGCTGCATCGGCTGGGCGCGCAGGTTTACGGCTTTGCCCTGCCGCCCGAGACCGAGCCCAGCCTGCATGCCCTGCTGAAAACCCCGCTGGCCGGCGAAATGCTGGCCGATCTGCGCGATGCGAATGCCGTGAGCGCGGCGATGGCGGCGGCGCAGCCCGAGATCGTGCTGCATTTCGCGGCGCAGGCGCTGGTGCCGGCCAGCTACCGCGATCCGGTCGGCAACTGGACCAGCAATGTGCTCGGCACGATCCACCTGCTGGAGGCGATGCGTCATCATGCGCGGCCGCTGACCGCCGTGATCGTCACCACCGACAAGGTCTACGCCAATAACGAAAGCGGCGCGGCGTTTCCCGAAAGCGCACCGCTCGGCGGTGACGATCCCTACTCGGCCTCCAAGGCTGCCACCGAGATTGCCGTGCACAGCTGGGTGAAAAGCTTCTTCGCCGGTCGGCACAAGGTTGGCACCGCGCGCGCCGGCAATGTGATCGGTGGCGGCGACTGGTCGGCCGACCGGCTGATCCCCGATATCGTGCGCGCCGCACAGAGGCAGGACAGCGTGGTGCTGCGCCGGCCTGAAGCGACCCGGCCGTGGCAGCATGTACTGGATCCCGTGCATGGCTATTTGCGCTATGCCGAGGCCCTGCATGCCGGAAAAACCGGCCTGTCTGAAAGACTGAATTTCGGCCCGCTGGAAGACCAGCGCATTACCGTCGGCACCATTGCCACTGATCTGACCCGTGCCTTCGGGGCGCCGGCCTGGCGACACGAGCCGCAGCAGGAAATCGGCGAGAAGGGCGTGCTGGCGCTGGATGCGCGGTTGGCGCAGCAGTCCTTAAGCTGGCAGCCCCGTTTCACCACGCAGGGGGCGCTGGCCGCCACCGTGGCATGGTATCGTGACTGGATGTCCGGAGCGGAGGCCGCAGTGCTGACCGACCGCCAGATCGCCGCTTTCGAGGATGGACTATGA
- a CDS encoding dTDP-4-dehydrorhamnose 3,5-epimerase family protein yields MQIAATGFDGLFTVDTTPSRDERGYFHRLHDTEAFAVARIDFTPRQGGLSHNLKRGTLRGLHFQKAPVRQAKLVRCLRGAIFDVVVDIRPASATRGHWFSVELSADNNRALFVPHGFAHGFLTLTDEADVLYELSEGEQPGCTGGLRWNDPALGIAWPFAPVVINQRDTAWPDYTGASS; encoded by the coding sequence ATGCAGATCGCGGCGACCGGGTTCGATGGACTTTTTACGGTCGACACCACGCCCAGCCGCGACGAGCGTGGCTATTTTCATCGCCTGCATGATACGGAAGCCTTTGCTGTCGCCCGCATCGACTTCACCCCACGCCAGGGTGGGCTCAGCCACAATCTGAAGCGCGGCACTCTGCGTGGCCTGCATTTCCAGAAGGCACCGGTGCGGCAGGCCAAGCTGGTGCGCTGCCTACGTGGCGCGATCTTCGATGTCGTCGTCGATATCCGTCCGGCATCGGCAACGCGCGGACACTGGTTCTCTGTCGAGCTCAGTGCCGACAATAACCGGGCATTGTTCGTCCCGCATGGTTTCGCGCATGGTTTCCTGACGTTGACCGACGAAGCGGATGTTCTCTATGAACTGAGCGAGGGCGAGCAGCCCGGCTGCACCGGCGGCTTGCGCTGGAACGATCCGGCGCTTGGAATCGCTTGGCCTTTTGCGCCTGTGGTGATCAATCAGCGCGATACTGCGTGGCCGGACTATACGGGAGCCTCATCATGA
- the rfbF gene encoding glucose-1-phosphate cytidylyltransferase, with protein MKAVILAGGYGTRITEESVLRPKPMVEIGGRPILWHIMKIYAAHGITDFIICLGYKGYVIKEYFANYVLHAADVTIDLAQNKLEYLSGAPEPWKVTLVETGEATETGGRLKRVARWLQDDDTFCMTYGDGVSDIDITASLAFHRQHGKLATMAAVTPPGRFGALTMDGDSVTGFREKPRGDGGLINGGFFVLSRKVLDYVTDDKTVWERAPLEKLASEGQLQAFRHDGFWQPMDTVRERLVLESLWTGGKAPWKVWG; from the coding sequence ATGAAGGCTGTCATCCTGGCGGGCGGCTACGGCACCCGCATCACCGAGGAAAGCGTGCTGCGGCCCAAGCCGATGGTCGAAATCGGCGGCCGGCCGATCCTGTGGCATATCATGAAAATCTATGCCGCCCATGGCATCACCGATTTCATCATCTGCCTCGGCTACAAGGGCTATGTGATCAAGGAATATTTCGCCAATTACGTGCTGCATGCCGCCGATGTCACCATCGATCTGGCGCAGAACAAACTGGAATACCTGAGTGGCGCGCCCGAGCCCTGGAAGGTGACGCTGGTGGAAACCGGCGAAGCGACCGAGACCGGCGGCCGGCTGAAGCGCGTGGCGCGCTGGCTGCAGGACGACGACACCTTCTGCATGACCTATGGCGACGGCGTGTCCGATATCGACATTACTGCCTCGCTGGCCTTCCATCGCCAGCACGGCAAGCTGGCCACCATGGCCGCGGTGACGCCGCCGGGTCGTTTCGGCGCGCTGACCATGGATGGTGACAGCGTGACCGGCTTCCGCGAGAAGCCGCGCGGCGATGGCGGCCTGATCAATGGCGGTTTCTTCGTGCTGTCGCGCAAGGTGCTGGACTATGTCACCGACGACAAGACCGTCTGGGAGCGCGCGCCGCTGGAGAAGCTCGCCAGTGAAGGCCAGCTGCAGGCCTTCCGGCATGACGGCTTCTGGCAGCCGATGGATACGGTGCGCGAGCGCCTGGTGCTGGAATCGCTGTGGACCGGTGGCAAGGCGCCCTGGAAGGTCTGGGGCTGA
- a CDS encoding CatB-related O-acetyltransferase codes for MSGWRRLREKLGLRKPEGWPAHVSVGRHTYGLSKRNFVQPNASAPISVGAFCSVGPEVMIFGRADHPTGLVSTYPFRTKLLHPQAGNADAITKGPVRIGNDVWIGARAMVLSGVTVGDGAIIAAGAVVARDVPAYGIVAGNPARLIKHRFAPEIAAALLDIRWWDWPEEKIRAFEADFYDPIEAFIAKARA; via the coding sequence ATGAGCGGCTGGCGTCGACTGCGGGAAAAACTGGGCTTACGCAAACCAGAAGGCTGGCCGGCGCATGTCAGCGTTGGCCGTCATACCTATGGCTTGTCAAAGCGCAACTTCGTGCAGCCGAATGCTTCGGCGCCGATTTCAGTCGGCGCTTTCTGTTCGGTCGGGCCCGAGGTGATGATCTTCGGCCGGGCCGATCATCCGACCGGACTGGTGTCCACTTATCCGTTCCGCACCAAGCTGCTGCATCCCCAAGCCGGTAATGCAGATGCCATCACCAAGGGCCCGGTGCGGATCGGCAACGACGTCTGGATCGGCGCGCGCGCCATGGTGCTGTCCGGTGTCACGGTTGGCGACGGGGCAATTATCGCAGCCGGCGCCGTTGTCGCGCGCGATGTGCCGGCTTATGGCATTGTGGCCGGCAATCCGGCGCGCCTGATCAAGCATCGTTTTGCGCCGGAGATCGCGGCGGCCCTGCTGGACATTCGCTGGTGGGACTGGCCAGAGGAAAAAATCCGTGCCTTTGAAGCCGATTTTTACGACCCGATAGAGGCCTTCATCGCCAAGGCGCGGGCCTAG
- a CDS encoding amidase: protein MTDLHDLSAHELWMGYRTGAISPVEATKAALKRIAAWEPKINAMYIVDAEGALAQARASEQRWRRGQQLSPLDGVPITLKENIASKGVPTPIGTAAAILTPSTTDAPPAARVREAGCVFLGKTTMPDFGMLASGVSSLHGTTRNPWNLKRNTAGSSSGAGAAVAAGYGPLALGTDIGGSVRLPAAYNGIFALKPSLGRIPINPPYLGRVTGPMTRTVMDSAMLMNHLTLPDGRDYMSLPFDERDYPKLLDGEVKGLKIGLLLDAGLGLPVQPAVRKAVEQAAKLFESAGARVELVKPFMTQAMADGLNTFFQARAYSDFAAMPTERQTKVLPYIATWCGMAANYTAVEAMRALGQVFALREATVAATLPFDYVISPTSPITAYDAEEAAPGNDPQFKSEHIRFTAPFNQSEQPAASICAGYDEDGLPIGLQIVGQRFDDAGVLRLSHIYEQMRPALRAWPEP, encoded by the coding sequence ATGACCGACCTGCATGACCTGAGCGCTCACGAACTCTGGATGGGATACCGCACTGGTGCGATTTCGCCGGTCGAAGCGACCAAGGCGGCGCTGAAGCGCATCGCGGCCTGGGAGCCCAAGATCAATGCCATGTACATCGTCGATGCTGAAGGCGCGCTGGCACAGGCCAGGGCCTCCGAGCAGCGCTGGCGCAGGGGTCAGCAACTCAGCCCGCTGGACGGCGTGCCGATCACGCTGAAGGAGAATATCGCCAGCAAGGGCGTGCCGACACCGATTGGCACGGCGGCGGCCATACTGACGCCGAGCACGACGGATGCACCGCCGGCGGCGCGGGTGCGCGAGGCCGGCTGCGTTTTCCTCGGCAAGACCACGATGCCTGATTTCGGCATGCTGGCCTCGGGCGTGTCCAGCCTGCATGGCACGACGCGCAATCCCTGGAACCTGAAGCGCAACACCGCAGGTTCGTCCTCTGGCGCCGGCGCTGCCGTCGCCGCCGGCTATGGCCCGCTGGCGCTTGGCACCGATATCGGCGGCTCGGTCCGCCTGCCGGCAGCTTACAATGGCATCTTCGCGCTGAAACCCAGCCTGGGCCGCATCCCGATCAATCCGCCCTATCTCGGCCGCGTTACCGGGCCGATGACACGCACGGTGATGGACAGCGCCATGCTGATGAACCATCTGACCCTGCCGGATGGCCGCGATTACATGTCACTGCCGTTTGACGAGCGCGATTATCCCAAGCTGCTGGATGGCGAGGTGAAGGGTCTGAAGATCGGCCTGCTGCTGGACGCCGGCCTTGGCCTGCCGGTGCAGCCGGCTGTGCGCAAGGCGGTGGAACAGGCGGCGAAACTGTTTGAATCGGCCGGCGCGCGCGTCGAACTGGTTAAACCTTTCATGACCCAGGCGATGGCCGACGGTCTGAATACTTTCTTCCAGGCCCGCGCCTATAGCGATTTCGCAGCCATGCCGACGGAACGCCAAACCAAGGTACTGCCCTATATCGCCACCTGGTGCGGCATGGCCGCCAACTATACCGCCGTCGAGGCGATGCGCGCGCTGGGCCAGGTCTTTGCCCTGCGCGAAGCGACGGTGGCCGCCACCCTGCCGTTTGACTATGTGATCAGTCCGACCTCCCCGATCACCGCCTACGACGCCGAGGAAGCCGCGCCCGGCAACGATCCGCAATTCAAGTCGGAGCACATCCGCTTCACCGCACCCTTCAATCAGTCAGAGCAGCCGGCCGCCTCGATCTGTGCCGGCTATGACGAGGACGGCCTGCCGATTGGTCTGCAGATCGTCGGCCAGCGCTTCGACGATGCCGGCGTGCTGCGCCTGTCGCATATCTACGAACAAATGCGGCCGGCCCTGCGCGCGTGGCCAGAACCCTAA